In the Haloferula helveola genome, one interval contains:
- a CDS encoding DUF1552 domain-containing protein — MHNRRDFIRTTTAGLFGMAGLSSIPQLKAAVGGSSSSSVSAGVPRFIFLRKSNGTFPSELVPVSLSAADRRREENKEALDLDLDRHELPEWMEPIIDHKDDLTLLQGLSAKMCTMGHSTYQSPLAVSRSAERVATITRASVDVELGRMFTSPFEHIELTSAHDQKGVVRGMSSIGPMQPNYAFASPGAAYKNLFAAGLEKTNDDKAEDNLNRFLSGKIASYDNRTLDMIESQKIGNYADSVDTLIERNKLLETMSARIAANVPEIEQRILNDEYTRTEQHFAFADILVSSLRAGLTNVATFTLDDLSTPYDDLVDAVIRLHDVGHNKDMGGVPAIECRKAVRTHHMKVINRIVAQLKASPEGNGTMFDNTMILYLPENGETHHSVGSEVPFMILAGGNVKLSMARRRYIRLPNYNDEGHKTLGNWYTTILNAYGNDIKHYGDFDVALKVDQEGPIRHFLS, encoded by the coding sequence ATGCACAATCGAAGAGATTTCATCAGAACCACTACCGCCGGCTTGTTCGGCATGGCGGGTTTGTCGTCGATTCCGCAACTGAAGGCGGCGGTCGGTGGCAGCAGTTCCTCGTCGGTGAGCGCGGGCGTTCCGCGTTTCATCTTCCTGCGCAAGAGCAACGGCACCTTTCCGAGCGAGCTCGTGCCGGTCTCGCTCAGCGCCGCCGACCGCAGGAGGGAGGAGAACAAGGAGGCACTCGACCTCGATCTCGACCGGCACGAGCTGCCGGAGTGGATGGAGCCGATCATCGACCACAAGGACGACCTCACCCTGCTGCAGGGCCTTTCGGCCAAGATGTGCACCATGGGCCACTCGACGTATCAGTCGCCGCTGGCGGTTTCACGATCCGCGGAGCGGGTCGCGACCATCACCCGCGCCTCGGTGGATGTGGAGCTGGGACGCATGTTCACCTCTCCCTTCGAGCACATCGAGCTGACCAGCGCCCACGACCAGAAAGGCGTGGTGCGCGGGATGTCGTCGATCGGTCCCATGCAGCCGAACTACGCCTTCGCCTCACCGGGCGCGGCCTACAAGAACCTGTTCGCCGCGGGGTTGGAGAAGACCAACGATGACAAGGCCGAGGACAACCTGAACCGTTTCCTTTCCGGCAAGATCGCGTCCTACGACAACCGGACGCTCGACATGATCGAGTCCCAGAAGATCGGCAACTACGCGGATTCGGTGGATACGCTCATCGAGCGGAACAAGCTGCTTGAGACGATGTCTGCCAGGATCGCGGCCAATGTTCCCGAGATCGAACAACGCATTCTCAATGACGAGTACACCCGTACGGAGCAGCACTTCGCGTTCGCGGACATCCTCGTGTCATCCCTTCGCGCCGGGCTGACCAACGTCGCGACCTTCACGCTCGACGATCTCTCGACCCCTTACGATGACCTCGTCGACGCCGTCATCCGGCTTCACGATGTCGGTCACAACAAGGACATGGGCGGCGTGCCGGCGATCGAATGCCGCAAGGCGGTGCGGACCCACCACATGAAGGTCATCAACCGGATCGTCGCCCAGCTCAAGGCGTCTCCCGAGGGCAACGGCACGATGTTCGACAACACGATGATCCTTTATCTCCCGGAGAACGGCGAGACGCACCACAGCGTCGGCAGCGAGGTGCCCTTCATGATCCTCGCCGGAGGAAACGTGAAGCTCAGCATGGCCCGCCGTCGCTACATCCGGCTTCCGAACTACAACGACGAGGGCCACAAGACCCTGGGCAACTGGTACACCACGATCCTCAACGCCTACGGCAACGACATCAAACACTACGGTGACTTCGA